In a genomic window of Streptococcus oralis subsp. tigurinus:
- a CDS encoding DnaD domain-containing protein: MTYFDAFKSGNLVLPSALLLHFKELFPSSEDFLVWQFFYLQNTTALGDVSPSQIAEIIGKEVADVNQSISNLTENGLIQYRTIELNGEIELIFDASLAFERLDSLLDSQTPATTAPNSKNQLKDLVETFQQELGRLLTPFEIEDLSKTVKEDGIKADLIKEALREAVFNGKPNWKYIQAILRNWRHEGIQSVAQVEAKRAEREANNPKQVQASADFLDAMNLWQD; this comes from the coding sequence ATGACATATTTTGACGCTTTTAAATCAGGGAACTTGGTTTTACCAAGTGCCCTGCTCTTGCATTTTAAGGAACTCTTTCCTTCCAGCGAAGATTTTCTCGTCTGGCAATTTTTCTATTTACAAAATACCACAGCCTTAGGAGATGTTTCGCCTAGCCAAATAGCTGAAATCATTGGGAAAGAGGTGGCAGATGTCAACCAATCCATTTCGAATTTGACTGAAAATGGTTTGATACAATATCGGACCATTGAACTAAATGGGGAAATTGAGCTGATTTTTGATGCTAGTCTGGCTTTTGAACGCTTGGATAGCTTGTTAGATAGCCAAACTCCAGCTACAACTGCCCCAAACTCCAAAAATCAATTGAAGGATCTGGTTGAAACTTTTCAGCAGGAATTGGGGCGCTTGTTAACACCATTTGAAATCGAAGATCTTTCCAAGACTGTCAAAGAAGATGGAATCAAGGCGGATTTGATCAAGGAAGCTCTCCGAGAGGCGGTTTTTAATGGCAAACCAAACTGGAAGTACATTCAGGCAATCCTTCGTAACTGGCGCCATGAAGGTATCCAGTCTGTGGCTCAGGTGGAGGCCAAACGAGCAGAGCGAGAAGCGAACAATCCCAAACAAGTTCAGGCTTCGGCTGATTTCCTCGATGCCATGAATTTGTGGCAAGATTAG
- the pepV gene encoding dipeptidase PepV yields the protein MTVIDFTAEVEKRKEALLADLFSLLEINSERDDSKADAQHPFGPGPVKALEKFLEIADRDGYPTKNVDNYAGHFEFGQGEEVLGIFAHMDVVPAGSGWDTDPYTPTIKDGRLYARGASDDKGPTTACYYGLKIIKELGLPTSKKVRFIVGTDEESGWADMDYYFEHVGLAKPDFGFSPDAEFPIINGEKGNITEYLHFAGENAGAARLHSFTGGLRENMVPESATAVVSGDLADLQGKLDAFVTEHKLRGEIQEENGQYKVTIIGKSAHGAMPASGVNGATYLALFLSQFDFEGPAKDYLDIAGKILLNDHEGTNLKVAHVDEKMGALSMNAGVFRFDAASADNTIALNFRYPKGTSPEQIKSVLENLPVASVSLSEHGHTPHYVPMEDPLVQTLLNVYEKQTGLKGHEQVIGGGTFGRLLERGVAYGAMFPDSIDTMHQANEFIALDDLFRAAAIYAEAIYELIK from the coding sequence TTTTGGAAATCAACTCAGAACGTGATGACAGCAAAGCGGATGCGCAACATCCTTTTGGACCTGGTCCAGTAAAAGCTTTGGAGAAATTCCTTGAAATCGCAGACCGTGATGGTTACCCAACAAAAAATGTAGACAACTATGCAGGTCATTTTGAGTTTGGTCAAGGAGAAGAAGTTCTTGGAATCTTTGCCCACATGGACGTGGTGCCAGCTGGTAGCGGTTGGGACACAGATCCATACACACCAACCATCAAGGACGGTCGCCTCTACGCGCGTGGTGCTTCTGATGATAAGGGACCTACAACAGCTTGTTACTATGGTTTGAAAATCATCAAAGAATTGGGCCTTCCAACGTCTAAGAAAGTTCGCTTTATCGTTGGAACGGATGAAGAATCAGGCTGGGCAGACATGGACTACTATTTTGAACATGTAGGACTTGCCAAACCAGACTTCGGTTTCTCTCCAGATGCTGAATTCCCTATCATCAATGGTGAAAAAGGTAACATCACAGAATATCTTCATTTTGCAGGTGAAAATGCAGGTGCTGCCCGTCTTCACAGCTTTACAGGTGGTTTGCGTGAAAACATGGTACCAGAATCAGCAACGGCAGTTGTTTCAGGTGATTTGGCTGATTTGCAGGGCAAATTAGATGCCTTCGTCACTGAACACAAACTCAGAGGAGAAATCCAAGAAGAAAACGGCCAGTACAAGGTGACTATCATTGGTAAATCAGCCCATGGTGCTATGCCTGCTTCAGGGGTCAATGGTGCGACCTACCTTGCCCTCTTCCTCAGTCAGTTTGACTTTGAAGGACCTGCAAAAGACTACCTCGACATCGCTGGTAAGATTCTCTTGAACGACCATGAGGGTACAAATCTCAAGGTTGCTCATGTAGATGAAAAGATGGGTGCCCTTTCTATGAATGCCGGTGTCTTCCGCTTTGATGCAGCAAGTGCTGACAATACCATTGCCCTCAACTTCCGTTATCCAAAAGGAACAAGTCCAGAGCAAATCAAGTCAGTTCTTGAAAACTTGCCAGTTGCTTCTGTTAGTCTTTCTGAACACGGACACACCCCTCACTATGTGCCAATGGAAGATCCGCTTGTGCAAACCTTGTTGAATGTTTATGAAAAACAAACTGGTCTTAAAGGTCACGAGCAAGTCATCGGAGGTGGAACCTTTGGTCGCTTGCTAGAACGTGGTGTTGCCTACGGTGCTATGTTCCCAGATTCTATTGATACCATGCACCAAGCCAATGAATTCATCGCCTTAGACGATCTCTTCCGAGCAGCAGCAATCTATGCAGAAGCTATCTATGAATTAATCAAATAA
- a CDS encoding HIT family protein: protein MCLICQRIELIKAGQNPYFVKELETGYVVIGDHQYFKGYTLFLAKEHVTELHQMETSVKLRFLEEMSLVQEAVAKAFKAEKMNIELLGNGDAHVHWHLFPRRSGDMRGRGLNGRGPVWWVPWEEMAAEDCQVQFHELEQMIKTLSDELEKHVI, encoded by the coding sequence ATGTGCTTAATCTGTCAGAGAATTGAACTCATCAAAGCTGGACAAAATCCCTACTTTGTAAAAGAACTAGAAACAGGCTATGTTGTCATTGGAGACCACCAATACTTTAAGGGCTATACCTTATTTCTGGCAAAAGAGCATGTCACAGAACTTCATCAGATGGAAACCTCTGTAAAACTTCGTTTTCTAGAGGAAATGAGTCTGGTCCAAGAAGCAGTCGCCAAAGCGTTTAAAGCTGAAAAGATGAACATCGAACTTCTAGGAAATGGAGATGCCCATGTTCACTGGCACCTCTTTCCAAGACGATCAGGTGATATGAGGGGTCGTGGATTGAATGGCCGTGGTCCAGTCTGGTGGGTGCCCTGGGAAGAAATGGCGGCAGAAGATTGCCAAGTGCAATTCCATGAGTTGGAACAAATGATTAAAACCTTATCCGATGAATTAGAGAAGCATGTGATTTAA
- a CDS encoding M42 family metallopeptidase yields the protein MNQTVNYIKELTAIASPTGFTREISDYLVHTLEELGYQPIRTAKGGVNVTIKGQNDEQQRYVTAHVDTLGAIVRAVKPDGRLKLDRIGGFPWNMIEGENCTVHVASTGQKVSGTILIHQTSCHVYKDAGTAERTQDNMEVRLDAKVTNEKETRALGIEVGDFISFDPRTIVTEAGFIKSRHLDDKVSAAILLNLLRVYKEERIDLPMTTHFAFSVFEEVGHGANSSIPSQVVEYLAVDMGAMGDDQQTDEYTVSICVKDASGPYHYDFRQHLVALAKEQDIPFKLDIYPFYGSDASAAMSAGAEVKHALLGAGIESSHSYERTHIDSVVATERMVDAYLKSEGVS from the coding sequence ATGAATCAGACTGTAAACTATATCAAAGAACTAACCGCAATTGCATCTCCGACGGGCTTTACGCGTGAGATTTCAGACTACCTAGTCCATACTTTAGAAGAGCTTGGTTACCAGCCTATTCGAACAGCTAAGGGGGGTGTCAATGTGACCATTAAAGGTCAAAACGATGAGCAACAACGCTATGTGACTGCCCACGTGGATACGCTGGGTGCTATTGTTCGTGCAGTCAAACCGGATGGTCGTCTCAAATTAGATCGTATCGGTGGTTTTCCTTGGAACATGATTGAAGGGGAAAACTGTACGGTGCATGTGGCTAGCACTGGTCAAAAGGTATCTGGAACCATCCTCATCCACCAAACTTCATGCCATGTCTACAAGGATGCAGGAACTGCAGAACGCACACAGGACAATATGGAAGTGCGTTTGGACGCAAAAGTGACCAATGAAAAAGAAACTCGCGCCTTGGGCATCGAGGTCGGTGATTTTATCAGCTTTGACCCACGAACTATCGTGACAGAGGCTGGTTTTATCAAGTCCCGTCACTTGGATGACAAGGTCAGCGCAGCAATTTTGCTCAATCTCCTTCGAGTTTATAAAGAAGAGCGAATTGACTTGCCGATGACGACACATTTTGCCTTTTCAGTATTTGAAGAAGTGGGTCATGGTGCTAACTCAAGTATCCCAAGTCAAGTTGTCGAATATCTAGCTGTAGATATGGGAGCTATGGGCGATGACCAACAGACAGATGAGTACACAGTATCTATCTGTGTCAAGGATGCTTCAGGACCTTATCACTATGACTTCCGTCAACACTTAGTAGCTTTGGCGAAAGAGCAGGATATTCCATTTAAGCTGGATATCTATCCATTTTATGGTTCGGATGCTTCAGCAGCTATGTCAGCAGGTGCAGAGGTCAAGCATGCCCTCCTTGGTGCGGGAATCGAGTCCAGTCACTCTTATGAGCGCACCCACATTGATTCAGTAGTAGCGACTGAGCGTATGGTTGATGCCTATCTCAAGAGCGAGGGGGTATCATAG
- a CDS encoding rhodanese-like domain-containing protein: MDVREIEEFKMLHLEGAHNLPLSQLADTYEQLEKEQLHYVICKSGMRSARACQFLEEHGYKVINVQGGMTAFENL; this comes from the coding sequence GTGGACGTGAGAGAAATAGAAGAGTTCAAGATGCTTCATTTAGAAGGTGCACACAACTTACCGCTTAGTCAACTGGCTGATACTTATGAGCAGTTGGAAAAGGAGCAGTTACATTATGTTATTTGTAAATCTGGGATGAGATCAGCTCGTGCTTGCCAGTTTTTAGAGGAGCATGGATATAAGGTCATCAATGTTCAAGGTGGCATGACGGCCTTTGAAAATCTTTAA
- a CDS encoding adenine phosphoribosyltransferase, with product MNLKDYIATIENYPKEGITFRDISPLMADGNAYSYAVREIVQYATDKKIDMIVGPEARGFIVGCPVAFELGIGFAPVRKPGKLPREVISADYEKEYGIDTLTMHADAIKPGQRVLIVDDLLATGGTVKATIEMIERLGGIVAGCAFLIELDELKGREKIGDYDYKVLMHY from the coding sequence ATGAATTTAAAAGATTATATCGCAACGATTGAAAATTATCCTAAGGAAGGCATTACCTTCCGTGATATCAGCCCTTTGATGGCAGATGGAAATGCTTATAGCTATGCTGTTCGTGAAATTGTTCAGTATGCAACAGACAAGAAGATCGACATGATTGTGGGTCCAGAGGCTCGTGGATTTATTGTTGGTTGCCCCGTTGCCTTTGAGTTGGGGATTGGCTTTGCGCCTGTTCGTAAGCCAGGTAAATTGCCACGCGAAGTCATTTCTGCTGACTATGAAAAAGAGTACGGTATTGATACCTTGACCATGCACGCTGATGCCATCAAACCAGGTCAACGCGTTCTCATCGTAGATGATCTCTTAGCAACAGGCGGGACTGTCAAGGCAACAATTGAGATGATTGAAAGACTTGGTGGAATTGTAGCCGGTTGTGCTTTCTTGATTGAGTTGGATGAGCTTAAAGGCCGTGAAAAAATCGGAGATTACGATTACAAGGTACTTATGCATTATTAA
- the tpiA gene encoding triose-phosphate isomerase, with protein MSRKPFIAGNWKMNKNPEEAKAFVEAVASKLPSSDLVEAGIAAPAVDLTAVLAAAKGSNLKVAAQNCYFENAGAFTGETSPQVLKEIGTDYVVIGHSERRDYFHETDEDINKKAKAIFANGMLPIICCGESLETYEAGKAAEFVGAQVSAALAGLTAEQVASTVIAYEPIWAIGTGKSASQDDAQKMCKVVRDVVAADFGQEVADKVRVQYGGSVKPENVASYMACPDVDGALVGGASLEAESFLALLDFVK; from the coding sequence ATGTCACGTAAACCATTTATCGCTGGTAACTGGAAAATGAACAAAAATCCAGAAGAAGCAAAAGCATTTGTTGAAGCCGTTGCATCAAAACTTCCTTCATCAGACCTTGTTGAAGCAGGTATCGCAGCTCCTGCAGTTGATTTGACAGCTGTTCTTGCTGCTGCTAAAGGTTCAAACCTTAAAGTTGCTGCTCAAAACTGCTACTTTGAAAATGCAGGTGCGTTCACTGGTGAAACTAGCCCACAAGTTTTGAAAGAAATCGGTACAGACTACGTTGTGATCGGTCACTCAGAACGTCGTGACTACTTCCATGAAACTGACGAAGATATCAACAAAAAAGCAAAAGCAATCTTTGCAAACGGTATGCTTCCAATCATCTGTTGTGGTGAGTCACTTGAAACTTACGAAGCTGGTAAAGCGGCTGAATTCGTAGGTGCTCAAGTATCTGCTGCATTGGCTGGCTTGACAGCTGAACAAGTTGCTTCAACAGTTATCGCTTACGAGCCAATCTGGGCTATCGGTACTGGTAAATCAGCTTCACAAGACGATGCACAAAAAATGTGTAAAGTTGTTCGTGACGTCGTAGCAGCTGACTTTGGTCAAGAAGTTGCGGACAAAGTTCGTGTTCAATACGGTGGTTCTGTTAAACCTGAAAACGTTGCTTCATACATGGCTTGCCCAGACGTTGACGGTGCCCTTGTTGGTGGTGCGTCACTTGAAGCTGAAAGCTTCTTGGCATTACTTGACTTTGTAAAATAA
- a CDS encoding DUF1307 domain-containing protein, translated as MKSYFKVSLALVASLVLLLGCSKQASTPTNSSSKEDTTTQSSETKQSSQQSSEKKDETETHTFVHNSKPGIHSTLTYTVKGDDVVKQTVHNVLDPEKLNNTAEGVKEIVDDTYKGYEGVKGVTQKVEIQDEKVIQNIEVDMTVASLDELKKAMPNEYSGIGNRVSFAASKKMLKEAGYTEQTN; from the coding sequence ATGAAATCATACTTTAAAGTATCACTAGCCCTAGTGGCTTCACTTGTCCTCCTACTCGGATGTTCCAAACAAGCATCAACACCTACTAACAGCAGTAGCAAAGAAGACACAACAACTCAGTCAAGCGAGACCAAACAAAGCAGTCAGCAATCATCTGAAAAGAAAGATGAGACAGAAACCCACACATTTGTCCACAATAGCAAACCTGGAATTCATTCTACCTTGACTTATACTGTGAAGGGAGATGACGTTGTAAAACAAACTGTTCATAATGTACTTGACCCTGAAAAACTTAATAATACCGCGGAAGGTGTTAAGGAAATTGTTGATGATACTTATAAAGGTTATGAAGGGGTCAAAGGGGTTACACAAAAAGTTGAAATTCAAGACGAAAAAGTTATCCAAAACATCGAGGTTGACATGACTGTCGCGAGTCTTGACGAATTGAAAAAAGCAATGCCGAACGAATATTCTGGTATTGGAAACCGTGTAAGCTTTGCTGCCTCGAAAAAAATGCTTAAAGAAGCTGGTTATACTGAACAAACCAACTAA
- a CDS encoding uracil-DNA glycosylase family protein — protein MSQIERIKQAIMADPQNTSYTERGIEPLFAAPTTARINIVGQAPGFKTQEAGIYWKDKSGDRLREWLGVDEDTFYNSGLFAVIPMDFYFPGHGKSGDLPPRKGFAEKWHPQLLKECPNIELTLLIGQYAQAYYLQEKISGKVTERVKHYQNYLPEYFPLVHPSPRNQIWMAKNPWFESEVVPELQRRIKTIL, from the coding sequence ATGTCTCAAATCGAAAGAATCAAGCAAGCCATTATGGCGGATCCACAGAATACCAGCTATACGGAACGCGGAATCGAACCTCTCTTTGCAGCGCCAACAACTGCTCGTATCAATATTGTCGGTCAAGCTCCGGGCTTTAAAACGCAAGAAGCTGGAATTTATTGGAAGGATAAGAGTGGTGATCGTCTGCGTGAGTGGCTAGGTGTTGATGAAGACACCTTTTACAATTCAGGGTTGTTTGCAGTTATTCCCATGGACTTTTATTTCCCAGGACATGGAAAATCAGGCGACCTTCCACCCCGTAAAGGCTTTGCCGAAAAATGGCACCCACAACTCCTAAAGGAATGTCCAAATATTGAATTGACCCTTTTGATTGGACAATATGCCCAAGCCTATTATTTACAGGAGAAAATCAGTGGCAAGGTGACAGAAAGGGTAAAACATTACCAGAACTACTTGCCTGAGTATTTCCCCCTAGTTCACCCTTCTCCTCGTAATCAAATCTGGATGGCTAAGAATCCTTGGTTTGAGTCTGAAGTGGTTCCAGAGTTGCAAAGAAGAATTAAAACGATTTTATAG
- the ldcB gene encoding LD-carboxypeptidase LdcB/DacB — translation MKKRYIVLSGLLAVTLAACSQETPKNEENTQKTEQTSQSEGTVGSKSQASSQKKAEVVNKGDHYSIQGKYDEIVVANKHYPLSKDYNPGENPTAKAELVKLIAAMQAAGYPISDHYSGFRSYETQTKLYQDYVNQDGKEAADRYSARPGYSEHQTGLAFDLIGTNGELVTEEKAAQWLLDHAADYGFVVRYLKGKEKETGYMAEEWHLRYVGKEAKEIAASGLSLEEYYGFEGGDYVD, via the coding sequence ATGAAAAAAAGATACATCGTTTTATCCGGTTTGCTAGCAGTAACCCTAGCAGCATGTTCTCAAGAAACACCTAAAAATGAAGAAAATACTCAAAAAACGGAACAGACTAGCCAATCTGAAGGGACTGTAGGAAGCAAATCTCAAGCTTCTAGTCAGAAAAAGGCAGAAGTTGTCAATAAGGGAGACCACTATAGTATACAAGGAAAATACGATGAAATCGTCGTAGCTAATAAGCACTATCCTTTGTCAAAAGACTACAATCCAGGAGAAAATCCAACAGCTAAGGCAGAGTTGGTCAAACTCATTGCAGCAATGCAAGCAGCTGGCTACCCAATCAGCGATCACTACAGTGGTTTTAGAAGTTATGAAACTCAAACCAAACTTTATCAAGACTATGTGAATCAAGACGGTAAGGAAGCAGCAGATCGCTATTCAGCTCGCCCAGGTTATAGTGAACACCAAACAGGTCTTGCTTTTGATTTGATTGGGACTAATGGAGAATTAGTGACAGAGGAGAAGGCAGCTCAGTGGCTCTTGGATCATGCGGCTGACTATGGCTTTGTTGTTCGCTATCTCAAAGGAAAGGAAAAAGAGACTGGCTACATGGCGGAAGAATGGCATCTTCGCTACGTCGGAAAAGAAGCCAAAGAAATTGCTGCAAGTGGCCTTAGTTTGGAAGAATACTATGGCTTTGAAGGCGGAGATTACGTCGATTAA
- the metA gene encoding homoserine O-acetyltransferase MetA, whose translation MPIRLDKKLPAVEILRTENIFVMDDQRAAHQDIRPLKILILNLMPQKMVTETQLLRHLANTPLQLDIDFLYMETHHSKTTRAEHMETFYKTFPEVKNDFFDGMIITGAPVEHLPFEEVDYWEEFKQVIEWSKTHVFSTLHICWGAQAGLYVRYGVEKHQMDRKLSGIYPQDTLKEGHLLFRGFDDRYVAPHSRHTEILKEEILNKTNLEILSEGPEVGVSILASRDLREIYSFGHLEYDRDTLAREYFRDYEAGLDPHIPENYFKNDDVNETPCLCWSSSAALFFSNWVNYAVYQETPFDWRKVEDDAAAFGYL comes from the coding sequence ATGCCGATTCGACTTGATAAAAAATTACCAGCTGTGGAGATTTTAAGGACAGAAAATATCTTTGTGATGGACGACCAACGGGCCGCTCATCAGGATATTCGCCCCTTGAAGATTTTGATTTTAAATCTCATGCCCCAAAAGATGGTGACAGAAACGCAACTCTTGCGGCATTTGGCTAATACACCGTTGCAATTAGATATTGATTTCTTATATATGGAAACGCATCATTCCAAGACAACCCGTGCCGAACATATGGAAACCTTCTATAAGACCTTTCCAGAGGTCAAGAATGACTTCTTTGATGGAATGATTATCACGGGAGCACCAGTGGAGCATTTGCCTTTTGAGGAGGTGGATTATTGGGAGGAATTCAAGCAGGTCATCGAATGGTCCAAGACGCATGTTTTTTCAACCCTGCATATCTGTTGGGGTGCACAAGCAGGTCTTTATGTTCGCTATGGCGTTGAAAAGCACCAGATGGATCGGAAACTATCAGGTATTTACCCACAGGATACCTTAAAAGAGGGGCACCTTCTTTTTAGAGGTTTTGATGATCGCTATGTAGCTCCTCATTCTCGTCATACTGAGATTTTAAAAGAAGAAATCTTAAACAAGACCAATCTTGAGATTCTGTCAGAAGGTCCTGAGGTTGGGGTTTCTATCTTAGCTAGTCGAGATTTGCGTGAGATTTATAGTTTTGGCCATTTGGAGTATGATCGTGACACTTTGGCAAGAGAGTATTTTCGTGATTATGAGGCGGGGCTCGACCCTCATATCCCAGAGAACTACTTTAAAAATGATGATGTAAATGAGACGCCCTGTCTCTGTTGGTCTTCATCAGCTGCCCTCTTTTTCAGCAATTGGGTAAACTATGCAGTTTATCAAGAAACCCCTTTTGACTGGAGAAAGGTAGAGGATGATGCGGCTGCATTTGGATATTTATAA
- the rplA gene encoding 50S ribosomal protein L1 produces the protein MAKKSKQLRAALEKIDSTKAYSVEEAVALAKETNFAKFDATVEVAYNLNIDVKKADQQIRGAMVLPNGTGKTSRVLVFARGAKAEEAKAAGADFVGEDDLVAKINDGWLDFDVVIATPDMMALVGRLGRVLGPRNLMPNPKTGTVTMDVAKAVEESKGGKITYRADRAGNVQAIIGKVSFEAEKLVENFKAFNETIQKSKPATAKGTYVTNLTITTTQGVGIKVDVNSL, from the coding sequence ATGGCTAAAAAAAGCAAACAACTTCGTGCTGCTCTTGAGAAAATTGACAGCACAAAAGCATACAGTGTAGAAGAAGCTGTAGCACTTGCAAAAGAAACTAACTTTGCAAAATTTGACGCAACTGTAGAAGTTGCTTACAACTTGAACATCGACGTTAAAAAAGCTGACCAACAAATCCGTGGAGCAATGGTATTGCCAAACGGAACTGGTAAAACTTCACGCGTTCTTGTTTTCGCACGTGGTGCAAAAGCTGAAGAAGCAAAAGCTGCTGGTGCAGACTTTGTTGGTGAAGATGACCTTGTTGCGAAAATCAACGACGGTTGGTTGGACTTCGACGTAGTTATCGCTACACCTGATATGATGGCTCTTGTTGGACGTCTTGGACGTGTCCTTGGACCACGTAACTTGATGCCAAACCCTAAAACTGGTACTGTAACAATGGATGTTGCTAAAGCAGTTGAAGAGTCTAAAGGTGGTAAAATTACTTACCGTGCTGACCGTGCAGGTAACGTTCAAGCAATCATCGGTAAAGTATCATTTGAAGCTGAAAAATTGGTTGAAAACTTCAAAGCTTTCAACGAAACAATCCAAAAATCAAAACCAGCTACAGCTAAAGGAACTTACGTAACAAACTTGACAATCACAACTACTCAAGGTGTTGGTATCAAAGTTGACGTAAACTCACTTTAA
- the rplK gene encoding 50S ribosomal protein L11 produces MAKKVEKLVKLQIPAGKATPAPPVGPALGQAGINIMGFTKEFNARTADQAGMIIPVVISVYEDKSFTFVTKTPPAAVLLKKAAGVEKGSGTPNKTKVATVTRAQVQEIAETKMPDLNAANIESAMRMIEGTARSMGFTVVD; encoded by the coding sequence ATGGCTAAAAAAGTCGAAAAACTTGTAAAATTGCAAATCCCTGCTGGTAAAGCTACACCAGCTCCACCAGTTGGACCTGCTCTTGGTCAAGCTGGTATCAACATCATGGGATTCACAAAAGAGTTCAACGCTCGTACAGCTGATCAAGCTGGTATGATCATTCCAGTTGTTATCTCAGTATACGAAGACAAATCATTTACTTTCGTTACAAAAACACCACCAGCTGCTGTTCTTTTGAAAAAGGCTGCAGGTGTTGAAAAAGGATCAGGTACACCTAACAAAACTAAAGTTGCTACAGTTACTCGTGCACAAGTACAAGAAATTGCAGAAACTAAGATGCCAGATTTGAACGCAGCAAACATTGAGTCTGCAATGCGTATGATCGAAGGTACTGCTCGTTCTATGGGATTCACTGTTGTTGACTAA
- the brnQ gene encoding branched-chain amino acid transport system II carrier protein yields the protein MAKKGALTGLLLFGIFFGAGNLIFPPSLGALSGEHFLPAIAGFVFSGVGIAVLTLIIGTLNPKGYIYEISKKISPWFATLYLAVLYLSIGPFFAIPRTATTAYEVGISPLLSDANKGLGLIVFTVLYFVAAYLISLNPSKILDRIGRILTPVFALLIVILVVLGAFKYGGTSPQAASEAYQSSAFGTGFLEGYNTLDALASVAFSVIAVQTLKQLGFSSKKEYISTIWVVGIVVALAFSALYIGLGFLGNHFPVPAEAMKGGTPGVYILSQATQEIFGSTAQLFLAVMVTVTCFTTTVGLIVSTAEFFNGRFPQISYKVYATAFTLIGFAIANLGLDAIIKYSVPVLVILYPITIAIVMIVIVNKFVALSKPGMQLTIGLVTAIALASVLGSSFKIEFLANLVNALPFAAASLPWLVPAIIGILLSLVLPNKQESDVFEME from the coding sequence ATGGCTAAAAAAGGTGCCCTAACAGGTTTGCTCCTGTTTGGAATATTTTTTGGTGCGGGGAACTTGATTTTTCCGCCTTCTCTAGGTGCCCTATCTGGAGAACATTTTCTTCCTGCCATTGCAGGTTTTGTCTTTTCAGGCGTCGGTATCGCCGTTTTGACTCTCATTATTGGAACTCTCAATCCTAAGGGATACATTTATGAGATTTCTAAGAAAATCTCACCTTGGTTTGCGACGCTTTATCTCGCAGTCCTCTATTTATCAATTGGTCCCTTCTTTGCCATTCCACGTACAGCCACAACAGCTTACGAAGTCGGGATTAGCCCCCTTTTATCAGATGCGAATAAAGGACTTGGATTGATTGTCTTTACCGTACTATATTTTGTAGCGGCTTATTTGATTTCACTCAATCCATCAAAGATTTTGGATCGGATCGGACGTATCTTGACACCAGTCTTTGCTTTGTTGATCGTTATCTTGGTTGTACTAGGTGCCTTCAAGTATGGTGGAACAAGTCCTCAAGCGGCCTCAGAAGCCTATCAATCCTCTGCTTTTGGAACAGGTTTCCTAGAAGGGTATAATACCTTGGATGCTCTTGCTTCAGTCGCCTTTAGTGTGATTGCTGTTCAAACCTTGAAACAACTTGGATTCTCAAGTAAGAAAGAGTACATTTCAACTATTTGGGTGGTTGGTATCGTTGTAGCTCTTGCCTTTAGCGCTCTTTACATCGGTTTAGGATTCCTTGGAAATCACTTCCCGGTACCAGCAGAAGCAATGAAGGGTGGAACACCAGGTGTTTATATCTTGTCGCAAGCTACTCAGGAAATCTTTGGTTCAACAGCTCAACTCTTCCTTGCTGTTATGGTAACTGTAACCTGCTTCACAACGACAGTTGGCTTGATTGTGTCTACAGCTGAATTCTTTAATGGACGTTTCCCACAAATCAGCTACAAGGTCTATGCAACTGCCTTTACCTTGATTGGATTTGCTATTGCAAACCTTGGTCTTGATGCAATCATTAAGTATTCAGTTCCAGTACTGGTAATCTTGTACCCAATCACCATCGCCATTGTGATGATTGTGATTGTTAATAAGTTTGTCGCTCTATCAAAACCAGGTATGCAGTTAACTATTGGGCTTGTTACAGCGATTGCTCTTGCAAGCGTCCTTGGAAGTTCTTTTAAGATTGAGTTTCTAGCAAATCTCGTTAATGCTCTTCCGTTTGCAGCTGCCTCTCTACCATGGTTGGTGCCAGCAATTATTGGAATCTTGCTTTCACTGGTTCTACCAAACAAACAAGAGAGTGACGTTTTTGAGATGGAATAA